Proteins from a single region of Opitutales bacterium:
- a CDS encoding LL-diaminopimelate aminotransferase has product MAQINDNYLKLASSYLFPEIGRRVKAFSDANPDAAGELIRCGIGDVTEPLPLAAREALHKAVDEMGQRETFRGYGPEQGYDFLRAAIAENEYRAHGLEIADDEVFVSDGSKCDSANILDIFGPDNKVAITDPVYPVYVDTNVMVGRTGPANEDGSYPGIVYMPCTAENGFVPAIPDEPVDLIYLCYPNNPTGAVATRAQLEDWVAYANKHNSVIFYDAAYGAFVQDEDIPQSIYEIPGAETCAIEFRSFSKNGGFTGIRCAFIVVPKALKGTTSSGETIDLHRLWLRRSTTKFNSVSYPVQRAAEALYSEEGQTQINELIAYYLGNAKILSEAAREAGLTVYGGEHAPYIWIKNPTGFTSWDMFDRMLNEAKVVVTPGSGFGSNGEGYFRLSAFNSRANAEEVARRLKTLTW; this is encoded by the coding sequence ATGGCACAAATCAACGATAACTACCTCAAGCTAGCTTCGAGTTATCTCTTTCCAGAAATTGGTCGACGCGTGAAGGCCTTTTCGGATGCAAACCCGGACGCCGCGGGCGAATTGATTCGCTGTGGCATCGGCGACGTGACCGAGCCCCTTCCCCTCGCTGCACGCGAAGCGCTTCACAAAGCCGTCGACGAAATGGGCCAGCGTGAGACCTTCCGCGGGTATGGCCCCGAGCAGGGCTACGATTTTCTGCGGGCTGCGATCGCCGAGAACGAATACCGCGCTCACGGGCTAGAGATAGCCGACGATGAAGTCTTCGTCTCCGACGGCTCTAAATGCGACAGCGCCAACATCCTCGATATCTTCGGCCCCGATAACAAGGTCGCTATCACCGACCCAGTTTACCCCGTCTATGTCGACACCAACGTTATGGTCGGGCGCACTGGCCCCGCGAATGAAGACGGCTCCTACCCGGGCATCGTCTACATGCCCTGCACAGCGGAAAACGGCTTTGTCCCCGCCATTCCCGACGAACCCGTTGACCTCATTTACCTCTGTTACCCCAACAACCCCACAGGAGCCGTCGCGACGCGCGCGCAGCTTGAGGATTGGGTCGCCTACGCCAACAAGCACAACTCCGTTATTTTTTACGACGCAGCCTACGGCGCATTTGTCCAAGACGAAGACATCCCTCAATCCATCTACGAGATCCCCGGGGCCGAGACCTGTGCCATCGAGTTCCGCAGCTTTTCTAAGAACGGCGGCTTCACCGGTATCCGCTGTGCCTTCATCGTTGTGCCCAAAGCCCTGAAAGGCACGACCAGCAGTGGAGAAACCATCGACCTGCACCGCCTCTGGCTACGCCGCTCAACCACCAAGTTTAATAGCGTCTCCTACCCCGTTCAGCGCGCAGCAGAAGCCCTTTACTCCGAGGAAGGTCAAACTCAAATCAATGAGCTCATCGCCTACTACCTCGGCAACGCCAAGATTCTCTCCGAAGCTGCGCGCGAAGCGGGTCTCACTGTATACGGCGGCGAACATGCGCCTTATATCTGGATCAAAAACCCAACGGGCTTTACGAGCTGGGATATGTTCGACCGCATGCTTAACGAAGCGAAAGTCGTCGTCACCCCTGGCTCAGGGTTTGGCTCCAACGGCGAAGGCTACTTCCGCCTCAGTGCCTTCAACAGCCGCGCCAACGCCGAAGAAGTCGCCCGCCGTCTCAAAACATTGACCTGGTAG
- a CDS encoding GNAT family N-acetyltransferase has protein sequence MNLETTRLNLRPFQESDVDHAFAVLGDAGTMLFYPSPYSKEQVGTIIRRNIESFETHGYGLFAVLETDTGAFVGDCGITVQNIDGQDEFEIGYRIRKDRWVLGYAPEAAEAIKSYGFQHLRMKKLCSYMPSDHIQSRRVAEKIGMQLEKEYQNPRNRGIFTSVYSIHNPHLPIEREEN, from the coding sequence ATGAACCTTGAAACAACTCGGCTCAATCTTCGCCCTTTTCAAGAAAGTGACGTTGACCATGCGTTCGCTGTTCTCGGCGATGCGGGCACGATGCTTTTTTATCCGTCACCCTATTCGAAAGAACAGGTAGGGACGATAATTCGAAGAAATATCGAAAGCTTTGAGACTCATGGCTACGGGCTCTTCGCTGTGCTTGAGACAGATACTGGAGCCTTTGTCGGTGACTGTGGGATCACGGTCCAAAATATTGATGGGCAAGATGAATTCGAGATTGGCTACCGCATCAGGAAAGACAGATGGGTGTTGGGCTACGCACCCGAGGCGGCGGAAGCTATAAAGTCATATGGGTTTCAGCACCTAAGAATGAAAAAACTGTGCAGTTACATGCCCAGTGACCACATTCAGTCCCGGCGGGTGGCCGAAAAAATCGGAATGCAGTTAGAGAAGGAATATCAAAATCCTCGGAATCGCGGTATTTTCACCTCAGTCTATTCAATTCACAACCCACACTTACCAATTGAGCGGGAAGAAAATTGA
- the hrpA gene encoding ATP-dependent RNA helicase HrpA, which translates to MSALEHRVRVLRERLEQVRIVDAHHVASRLERLLPPKNPERVEALLTELERRMERSVEAVQHVSSVLPEPQFAEALPITARKDEIIGLIEEHPVVVLAGETGSGKTTQIPKMCLAAGLGRRGLIGCTQPRRLAALSVSQRIAEELNTPFGQGVGCKIRFTEKTSKDTRIKLMTDGILLNELQNDPLLLGYDCIIVDEAHERSLNIDFILGSLRMILKKRSDLKVIITSATIDTERFSEAFEGAPIVWVSGRTYPVDIQYRPLEEDANDDGEISYLRSAVRTVEDILSDRRSGDVLVFLPTERDIRDACDLLGRAVSQNRARILPLYGRLAAGDQQAIFKSAPVTKVIVSTNIAETSITLPGIRYVVDAGLARVSRFSAHTSTRRLPVEPISQSSAKQRAGRAGRVQEGICIRLYEERDFLSRPEFSTPEILRANLADVILRMKAFRLGEIETFPFIEPPDPRAIRGGYRVLEELGALQREQGEEGTHWTLTPVGKRLARLPADPSVGRMILEGVDLRCAGEVLVIASALSVQDPREVPESQIQQANQAHARFRHLNSDFMVFLKIWDGLHGGQLNRASNKELRQYCKVNFLSFQRMREWREVYDQLRSLTEDFEPKLSLKTDPEKHPEDLIHQAILSGCIANVAQKEDGNLYRATHGRKVTIFPGSTAFDRQFAKAERKGKKGGNTPPGPRHGSTPAWIVCAEWMETSRLFARTVAKIEPEWVERYAGDLLKRTYSEPEYDAKAGRVLIKERGLLYGLTVRMRKVGFHKIDGEAATDIFIREGIVAFNLPQRIRIIDINQQLREEVEEWMVRTRSGSGYSLDDRMYAFYQRRLPLVSDVHALREWVRTEEEAGGKPLEMAREDLVEDTADGREAFPDRVDLGGQQLDVQYAYKPGEADDGATLKVRLEQFRELEDGVLDWVIPGFVEQRIEMLIRALPKQIRRQLFPIAEKTREIAQQVKPGPRLLTEILSDVLWHSYQIRVGRADWEQADIPDYLLPRIEVVDDKGKSTIASGRTWDALQRDYQAAVKKQTASGKGVDRFREWKKCVAQWEQGCVDPSELKNVPREIHVCTVKDVPVMAYPALVLEQERTALRLLKSQEEARRATRLGMAHLVERAQSKEWTWLEKDLKALKEIGPVVASLMPFDQLRDDARAHLRSYLFFSLPIQSIDTVHIAERESFAKKEIRGIVYRLLDCLRPIFELRQTILTTKPAYPEFHSDLARIVPKDFLKRTGFVRLQHLPRYLNGFIKRNDRARTNPRRDAEKAAQIKQYQEKLIFWLGKIQKYPAIQPKVTELFWMLEEYRISVFAQELGTDGKISKGRLDNQLEGIKTLTPLRSVS; encoded by the coding sequence CTGTTGAAGCAGTGCAGCATGTGTCCTCGGTTTTGCCTGAGCCGCAGTTTGCCGAGGCGTTGCCGATTACGGCGCGAAAGGACGAAATAATTGGGTTGATCGAAGAGCATCCGGTCGTGGTTCTCGCGGGAGAAACGGGCAGTGGTAAGACGACACAAATACCGAAAATGTGTCTTGCCGCAGGGTTGGGGCGGCGTGGTTTGATCGGTTGTACGCAGCCAAGGCGCCTTGCGGCTTTATCGGTATCTCAACGCATCGCCGAGGAGTTGAATACGCCGTTTGGCCAGGGCGTGGGGTGTAAAATTCGTTTCACGGAGAAGACATCGAAAGATACGCGGATCAAATTGATGACCGACGGGATCTTGCTCAACGAATTACAGAATGATCCGCTGCTGCTCGGTTACGACTGTATCATCGTGGATGAGGCGCATGAGCGTTCGCTGAACATCGATTTTATCCTGGGTTCGCTGCGCATGATTTTAAAGAAACGGAGCGATCTGAAGGTCATCATTACCTCGGCGACTATAGATACGGAGCGTTTTTCAGAGGCTTTTGAGGGTGCACCGATCGTTTGGGTATCCGGCAGAACTTATCCGGTAGATATTCAATATCGTCCGCTTGAAGAAGATGCCAATGACGATGGCGAGATTTCTTATCTGCGCAGCGCGGTGCGGACGGTGGAAGATATTTTGTCAGATCGGCGTTCGGGTGATGTGTTGGTGTTTCTTCCCACAGAACGCGATATTCGTGATGCCTGTGATCTACTGGGACGGGCAGTGAGTCAAAATCGCGCTCGTATCTTACCGCTCTACGGACGTTTGGCTGCGGGGGATCAACAGGCGATATTCAAATCGGCCCCTGTCACTAAGGTGATCGTTTCGACCAATATCGCTGAGACCTCGATCACACTGCCGGGTATTCGTTATGTGGTAGATGCAGGGTTGGCGCGTGTGAGTCGTTTCTCAGCACATACGTCGACACGTCGGCTGCCGGTGGAGCCAATCTCGCAGAGTTCTGCTAAGCAGCGTGCTGGACGCGCAGGGCGCGTCCAGGAAGGTATCTGTATCCGGCTATACGAGGAGCGAGATTTTCTTTCGCGTCCCGAGTTTTCGACCCCGGAAATCCTCCGTGCCAATCTCGCCGATGTGATCCTGCGTATGAAGGCGTTTCGTCTAGGCGAAATTGAGACCTTTCCGTTCATCGAGCCGCCGGATCCCCGTGCTATTCGTGGGGGTTATCGTGTGCTTGAGGAACTGGGCGCACTGCAAAGAGAACAGGGTGAGGAGGGAACGCATTGGACGCTCACACCTGTCGGTAAACGTCTGGCGCGCCTGCCGGCAGACCCGTCTGTGGGCCGCATGATTCTGGAAGGAGTCGACCTGCGCTGTGCGGGAGAGGTGCTGGTGATCGCCTCAGCATTAAGCGTCCAAGATCCAAGGGAAGTGCCAGAAAGCCAAATCCAGCAGGCCAATCAGGCCCACGCACGTTTCCGTCATCTCAACTCAGATTTTATGGTCTTTTTGAAGATCTGGGATGGCCTCCATGGCGGTCAACTGAATCGAGCTTCTAACAAAGAGCTGCGTCAGTATTGTAAGGTGAATTTTCTGTCCTTTCAACGCATGCGCGAATGGCGAGAGGTTTATGATCAGCTGCGATCTCTGACGGAGGATTTCGAACCCAAGCTGAGCCTGAAGACAGATCCAGAGAAGCATCCCGAGGATCTCATTCACCAAGCGATCCTCTCGGGATGCATCGCGAATGTGGCCCAAAAAGAAGACGGTAACCTCTATCGGGCAACTCATGGTCGGAAGGTGACTATCTTTCCTGGTTCCACGGCGTTTGATCGCCAATTTGCCAAAGCTGAGCGCAAAGGTAAAAAGGGGGGTAACACTCCCCCGGGTCCACGGCATGGATCGACACCAGCATGGATTGTGTGTGCCGAGTGGATGGAAACCAGCCGTCTCTTTGCGCGGACGGTGGCAAAAATCGAGCCGGAATGGGTCGAGCGCTATGCGGGCGATCTACTCAAACGCACCTACTCGGAACCCGAATACGATGCTAAGGCGGGGCGTGTGTTGATCAAAGAGCGCGGGCTGCTCTATGGACTGACGGTGCGGATGCGTAAAGTGGGCTTCCATAAAATCGACGGGGAGGCGGCGACAGATATATTTATTCGCGAGGGGATCGTAGCTTTTAACCTTCCCCAGCGGATTCGGATTATTGATATCAATCAGCAACTGCGCGAAGAGGTCGAGGAGTGGATGGTGCGGACGCGCTCGGGCTCAGGTTACAGCCTGGATGATCGGATGTATGCATTTTATCAGCGCCGGTTACCGCTCGTGAGTGACGTGCATGCCTTACGAGAATGGGTGCGCACGGAAGAGGAGGCAGGGGGCAAGCCACTCGAGATGGCGCGTGAGGATCTGGTGGAAGATACGGCGGACGGGCGTGAGGCCTTTCCGGACAGAGTAGACCTAGGAGGGCAGCAGCTCGACGTTCAATACGCTTACAAACCGGGCGAGGCCGATGATGGTGCCACTTTAAAAGTGCGATTAGAGCAATTCCGCGAACTCGAAGATGGGGTGCTCGATTGGGTCATTCCTGGGTTTGTGGAGCAGCGGATTGAGATGTTGATTCGGGCTTTGCCCAAACAGATCCGACGGCAGCTTTTTCCCATTGCTGAGAAAACGCGCGAGATTGCGCAGCAGGTGAAGCCTGGGCCTCGTTTGCTGACGGAAATACTCAGCGATGTGTTATGGCATAGCTATCAGATCCGTGTCGGGCGGGCTGATTGGGAGCAAGCCGACATTCCTGATTACCTGTTACCGCGCATCGAAGTGGTGGACGACAAAGGAAAGAGCACGATCGCATCGGGGCGCACCTGGGACGCATTACAACGTGACTACCAAGCCGCTGTTAAAAAGCAGACGGCATCGGGCAAGGGCGTGGATCGTTTCCGCGAGTGGAAAAAATGTGTCGCACAATGGGAGCAGGGCTGCGTCGATCCAAGTGAGCTCAAAAATGTCCCCCGCGAAATTCATGTCTGCACGGTAAAAGATGTCCCGGTGATGGCTTATCCAGCCTTGGTCTTGGAGCAGGAGCGCACTGCCTTGCGCCTACTCAAAAGCCAGGAGGAAGCTCGGCGCGCAACCCGCCTCGGTATGGCGCACCTGGTTGAACGAGCACAGTCGAAAGAGTGGACCTGGTTAGAAAAAGACCTCAAAGCGCTCAAAGAAATCGGCCCTGTGGTTGCCTCGCTCATGCCCTTCGATCAACTGCGTGATGATGCCCGGGCTCATTTGCGCAGCTACCTGTTTTTTAGTCTGCCGATTCAGAGCATTGATACCGTGCACATCGCCGAGCGTGAGTCATTTGCCAAGAAAGAGATCCGTGGGATCGTCTATCGACTACTCGACTGCCTGAGACCCATATTCGAACTCCGGCAGACCATCTTGACGACTAAGCCAGCCTATCCCGAATTTCACAGCGATCTCGCGCGCATCGTGCCCAAAGACTTTTTAAAGCGCACCGGATTTGTCCGGCTTCAGCACTTGCCGCGTTACCTTAATGGATTCATCAAGCGCAACGACCGCGCCCGCACCAACCCGCGTCGTGACGCAGAGAAGGCTGCCCAAATAAAACAATATCAGGAGAAGCTCATTTTCTGGCTGGGCAAAATTCAGAAATATCCCGCCATTCAACCCAAAGTGACGGAACTCTTTTGGATGTTAGAGGAATACCGCATTTCTGTGTTCGCCCAGGAACTGGGAACCGACGGGAAGATCTCTAAAGGTCGTTTGGATAATCAATTGGAGGGTATAAAGACGCTGACTCCGCTCAGGTCTGTTTCTTAG